A genomic window from Pungitius pungitius chromosome 12, fPunPun2.1, whole genome shotgun sequence includes:
- the LOC119219795 gene encoding small ubiquitin-related modifier 2-like has translation MADEKPKESVKTENNEHINLKVAGQDGSIVQFKIKRHTQLIKLMKAYCDRQGLSMRQIRFRFDGQPINETDTPSQLEMEDEDTIDVFQQQTGGLI, from the exons ATGGCTGATGAAAAACCAAAG GAATCAGTCAAGACAGAAAACAACGAACACATAAACCTGAAGGTAGCGGGTCAGGATGGATCTATAGTGCAGTTCAAGATCAAAAGACACACGCAGCTCATCAAACTCATGAAGGCCTACTGCGACAGACAG GGACTTTCAATGAGGCAAATCAGGTTCAGATTTGATGGGCAGCCAATAAATGAGACGGATACACCATCTCAG TTGGAAATGGAAGATGAAGATACAATTGACGTTTTTCAACAACAGACTGGAGGACTCATTTAA